From Rhodothermales bacterium, one genomic window encodes:
- a CDS encoding TldD/PmbA family protein, which translates to MATPAVDDPADIFLASARRLADEGPALLGLGLRVGDYSDLFLESTGVAIVVCTQGPTGGPVWKSHERQDEGLGVRIASAERQGFAWTPAIAPHAWSESVARAAEQLQQAVGQVAPRPFHSMHWDDLALPPDPPDQLSQLEVRALLQEYADAALAADADVTAVEAEFRGTTRRTAVATSEGVFVARATTRIEVRVSVTLGGVATGFSFRGSCTGFGPLYIEPSEAVALEALEHARALRAARPLPAGPYAGVVAGGWGGVLVHEAIGHALEADVALGEARSRLKIGTQVAPASIALFDDPATPGRRGSADFDDEGARTGVTTLIEAGQVHAWLADRASSVRWGIPRTGSGRRQDFRYLPQARMSNLCLSPGADSFDSLIHELADGLYIRRLGGGRYDARTDRYTADLVEAYQIEQGRVAAPVRGGRLVGTGASLLAGIRGISNEMDWDAGHGFCEKKGQIVPIGTAMPALRVDGLTIEPAG; encoded by the coding sequence ATGGCCACCCCGGCCGTCGACGATCCGGCGGATATCTTCCTGGCGAGTGCCCGCCGGCTGGCTGATGAAGGGCCGGCGTTGCTGGGGCTCGGGCTCCGCGTGGGGGACTATTCCGACCTGTTTCTGGAGTCTACCGGCGTCGCCATCGTTGTGTGCACGCAGGGCCCCACCGGAGGGCCGGTGTGGAAAAGCCACGAGCGGCAGGACGAAGGACTGGGCGTTCGCATCGCCAGCGCCGAGCGGCAGGGCTTTGCCTGGACGCCGGCCATCGCGCCGCACGCCTGGTCGGAGTCGGTGGCCCGCGCGGCCGAGCAGCTGCAGCAGGCCGTGGGGCAGGTCGCGCCCCGGCCGTTCCACAGTATGCACTGGGATGACCTGGCGCTCCCTCCCGACCCCCCGGATCAGCTGTCGCAACTGGAGGTGCGCGCCCTCCTCCAGGAGTACGCCGACGCGGCCCTGGCGGCGGATGCCGATGTGACGGCCGTGGAGGCCGAGTTTCGCGGCACGACGCGCCGGACGGCGGTGGCGACGAGCGAGGGGGTGTTTGTCGCGCGGGCGACCACCCGCATCGAGGTCCGCGTGTCGGTGACACTGGGCGGAGTGGCCACCGGGTTCAGTTTTCGGGGGTCCTGCACGGGATTCGGTCCCCTGTACATCGAGCCCTCGGAAGCCGTCGCCCTCGAGGCGCTCGAGCATGCCCGCGCGCTCCGCGCGGCGCGGCCGTTGCCCGCCGGCCCGTATGCGGGCGTCGTCGCCGGCGGCTGGGGCGGCGTCCTCGTGCATGAGGCGATAGGGCACGCCCTCGAGGCCGATGTCGCCCTGGGCGAAGCCCGCTCGCGGCTGAAGATCGGCACCCAGGTGGCGCCCGCATCGATCGCCCTTTTCGACGACCCCGCGACGCCGGGCCGGCGGGGCAGCGCCGACTTCGACGACGAGGGCGCGCGCACGGGAGTTACGACACTCATCGAGGCGGGGCAGGTCCATGCCTGGCTCGCGGATCGGGCCTCGTCGGTCCGCTGGGGCATACCGCGCACCGGCAGCGGCCGGCGGCAGGATTTCCGGTATCTGCCGCAGGCGCGGATGAGCAACCTGTGTCTGTCGCCCGGCGCCGACTCGTTCGACAGCCTGATTCACGAACTGGCCGATGGCCTCTACATCCGCCGGCTGGGGGGCGGGCGCTACGACGCGCGAACGGACCGGTACACGGCCGACCTCGTCGAGGCCTATCAGATCGAGCAGGGGCGCGTCGCGGCGCCGGTGCGCGGCGGCCGGCTCGTGGGAACAGGCGCATCCCTGCTGGCCGGAATCCGGGGGATATCCAACGAGATGGACTGGGATGCCGGGCATGGGTTCTGTGAGAAAAAAGGGCAAATTGTGCCCATAGGAACCGCCATGCCGGCGCTGCGGGTCGACGGATTGACGATCGAGCCGGCCGGCTGA
- a CDS encoding acyl-CoA carboxylase subunit beta, translated as MHDNTSRLQDLDRRREEARLGGGAERIAQQKAKGKLTARERIDILLDEGSFEELGAFVRHDAVDFGLAANRPAGDGVVTGYGTIDGRLVYVFSQDFTVFGGSLGLAHANKIVNILELALANGAPVIGLNDSGGARIQEGVVSLGGYADIFLRNTLASGVVPQISAIMGPCAGGAVYSPALTDFVFMVKKTSYMFVTGPNVVKTVTHEEVSSEELGGADTHASKSGVAHFACANDVECLQQIRTLLGYMPQNCDEPAPFVASSDPIDRAPADLDALIPDSPNKPYDIKDVIRAVVDTDSFFEVHEAFAANLVVGFARLGGRSVGIVANQPAVLAGVLDIDASRKGGRFVRFCDAFNIPLVVFEDVPGFLPGTDQEWRGIIRDGAKLLYAFCEATVPKITVITRKAYGGAYDVMNSKHIRGDLNFAWPSAEIAVMGPKGAVEIIYRKQIAAADDPARVEEAFINEYRDTFANPYVAAGKGYVDDVIKPSETRFRLIRGLEMLKNKAVVNPKRKHGNIPL; from the coding sequence ATGCACGACAATACCTCCCGGCTACAGGATCTGGATAGACGACGCGAAGAAGCGCGCCTGGGCGGCGGCGCGGAGCGCATCGCCCAGCAGAAAGCCAAGGGCAAGCTCACGGCGCGCGAACGGATCGATATCCTGCTGGATGAGGGCTCGTTTGAGGAACTCGGCGCCTTCGTTCGCCACGACGCCGTCGACTTCGGCCTCGCGGCGAATCGCCCCGCCGGCGACGGGGTCGTGACGGGCTACGGCACCATCGACGGCCGGCTCGTGTACGTGTTCAGCCAGGACTTCACCGTGTTCGGCGGCTCGCTCGGCCTCGCGCATGCCAACAAGATCGTCAACATCCTGGAGCTGGCGCTGGCCAACGGCGCTCCGGTAATCGGATTGAACGACTCCGGCGGCGCGCGCATCCAGGAAGGCGTGGTGTCGCTCGGCGGGTATGCCGACATCTTTCTGCGCAACACCCTGGCCTCCGGCGTGGTGCCGCAGATCTCCGCCATCATGGGGCCGTGCGCCGGCGGTGCCGTCTACAGCCCGGCCCTGACCGATTTTGTGTTCATGGTCAAAAAGACGAGCTATATGTTCGTCACGGGCCCCAACGTCGTCAAGACGGTCACGCACGAGGAAGTGTCGAGCGAGGAGCTCGGCGGCGCCGATACCCACGCATCCAAGAGCGGGGTGGCCCACTTTGCCTGCGCGAACGATGTCGAATGCCTGCAGCAGATCCGGACCCTGCTCGGTTATATGCCGCAGAATTGCGACGAGCCGGCGCCGTTTGTCGCGTCGTCCGATCCGATCGATCGCGCGCCGGCGGACCTGGACGCCCTCATCCCCGACAGCCCGAACAAACCGTACGACATCAAGGATGTGATCCGGGCAGTGGTCGATACGGATTCGTTTTTTGAGGTGCACGAGGCCTTCGCCGCCAACCTGGTGGTCGGGTTCGCGCGCCTGGGCGGGCGCTCGGTGGGCATCGTCGCGAACCAGCCGGCCGTGCTGGCCGGCGTGCTGGATATCGACGCGTCGCGCAAGGGCGGGCGCTTCGTCCGGTTCTGCGACGCGTTCAACATCCCGCTGGTCGTATTCGAGGATGTGCCCGGTTTCCTGCCGGGGACGGATCAGGAGTGGCGCGGCATCATCCGCGACGGCGCCAAGCTGCTCTATGCGTTTTGCGAGGCGACCGTGCCCAAGATCACCGTCATCACCCGCAAAGCCTACGGCGGCGCCTACGATGTCATGAACTCGAAACACATCCGGGGCGATCTGAACTTCGCCTGGCCCAGCGCGGAAATCGCCGTCATGGGCCCCAAGGGGGCGGTCGAGATCATCTACCGGAAACAAATCGCGGCGGCGGACGACCCGGCCCGGGTGGAAGAAGCCTTTATCAACGAGTATCGCGACACGTTCGCCAATCCCTATGTGGCGGCTGGCAAGGGCTATGTGGACGATGTCATCAAACCCAGCGAGACGCGGTTCCGCTTGATCCGGGGGCTGGAGATGCTCAAAAACAAGGCCGTCGTGAATCCGAAACGCAAGCACGGCAATATCCCGCTCTGA
- a CDS encoding LysM peptidoglycan-binding domain-containing protein, whose product MKRLVQQTLATTLVLLLAFGHASAQDTDTGLLPELAAFTLPHLGTAPSLPAQAVPFYQPPRVFLDQPDLAPLDSLDEKSRLRRMGNLYRYQGELLDAQAREDHEVVEALFDRIMTEIAVIARAPDALDDPRFKELYRSVVTEYESYYGFPDTLYIQQGDIFAWRETAFEALNENDLPPLASIDLPEIDIASTEISMQINEQVRNSMVFLLTEPERHINHWLSRAETYFPMVEKILEEEGVPDELKYLAMIESGLNPRARSWARAVGMWQFVKATGYAYDLTANGWVDERMDPEKATRAAARHLKDLHRMFGDWQLALAGYNFSPGKLRRYLRQAEAQLGHPATFWDVYHRLPRETRNYVPMFIATALLASNPEAYGLEQGVEPGPSYQYDLVPVQGALSLEEIADMAGTDVPTLKALNPELLGQTLPPSQSPYFIRLPLHSYDRFAEGYRHLPVAAKRAASQHVVRQGETIGQIARRYGVNVSTLMRKNGLHSTTIRIGQTLVVPTTDYSGGLQVGDAQPMRVQYGMRASRVIMPRIVEPLDVDRLIAQTTEQAKEARMALISEVEAEAQAKQAAGEADDAAEKTPPSRIVYRVRRGDTLIGIAKQYSVTVTQLRSWNGIRSNLLQIGQRLTIYPPTSP is encoded by the coding sequence ATGAAGCGCCTCGTCCAGCAAACTCTGGCCACCACCCTGGTTTTGCTCCTTGCCTTCGGCCACGCATCGGCTCAGGATACCGATACGGGGCTATTGCCGGAGCTCGCAGCCTTTACGTTGCCTCATCTGGGCACGGCTCCGTCGCTGCCGGCGCAGGCCGTCCCGTTTTACCAGCCGCCCCGCGTCTTCCTGGATCAGCCGGACCTGGCTCCGCTGGATTCGCTGGATGAAAAAAGCCGGCTTCGCCGGATGGGCAACCTTTACCGCTACCAGGGCGAACTGCTCGACGCGCAGGCGCGCGAAGACCATGAAGTGGTCGAGGCGCTTTTCGATCGCATCATGACCGAGATCGCGGTGATCGCGCGCGCCCCCGACGCCCTCGACGATCCGCGCTTCAAGGAGCTGTACCGGAGCGTCGTCACCGAATACGAGAGTTATTATGGCTTCCCCGACACGCTGTACATCCAGCAGGGCGACATCTTCGCGTGGCGGGAAACCGCGTTCGAGGCGCTGAACGAAAACGACCTGCCGCCCCTGGCGTCCATCGATCTGCCGGAAATCGACATTGCGTCGACCGAAATCAGCATGCAGATCAACGAGCAGGTGCGCAACAGTATGGTGTTCCTGCTCACCGAGCCCGAGCGCCACATCAACCACTGGCTCTCGCGCGCCGAAACGTATTTCCCGATGGTCGAGAAGATCCTCGAGGAAGAGGGCGTGCCCGACGAGCTGAAGTATCTGGCGATGATCGAAAGCGGCCTCAACCCCCGCGCCCGCAGCTGGGCGCGCGCCGTCGGGATGTGGCAGTTTGTGAAGGCCACCGGCTACGCGTACGACCTGACGGCGAACGGCTGGGTTGATGAGCGCATGGACCCCGAGAAGGCGACCCGGGCCGCCGCGCGGCATCTCAAGGATCTGCACCGGATGTTTGGCGACTGGCAGCTCGCGCTCGCCGGCTACAACTTCAGCCCCGGCAAGCTGCGCCGGTATTTGCGCCAGGCCGAAGCCCAGCTCGGCCACCCGGCCACGTTCTGGGACGTCTACCACCGGCTGCCCCGGGAGACGCGCAATTACGTGCCGATGTTTATCGCCACGGCGCTGCTGGCCTCGAACCCGGAAGCCTATGGGCTGGAACAGGGGGTCGAACCCGGGCCGAGCTATCAGTACGATCTCGTGCCGGTCCAGGGCGCGCTCTCGCTGGAGGAAATCGCCGACATGGCCGGCACCGACGTGCCGACGCTGAAAGCGCTGAACCCGGAATTGCTCGGGCAGACGCTGCCGCCCTCTCAGAGCCCCTATTTCATCCGGCTGCCGCTGCACAGCTACGACCGGTTCGCCGAAGGATATCGCCATCTCCCCGTCGCCGCCAAGCGCGCCGCGAGCCAGCACGTGGTCCGGCAGGGCGAAACGATCGGGCAGATCGCGCGCCGCTACGGGGTGAATGTGTCGACGCTGATGCGCAAGAACGGGCTGCACAGCACGACGATCCGGATCGGCCAGACGCTCGTCGTGCCGACGACCGACTACTCCGGCGGCCTCCAGGTCGGCGATGCCCAGCCGATGCGGGTGCAGTACGGCATGCGCGCCTCGCGGGTCATCATGCCCCGCATCGTCGAGCCGCTGGATGTGGATCGGCTCATCGCGCAGACGACCGAGCAGGCGAAGGAGGCGCGGATGGCCCTGATCAGCGAAGTCGAGGCGGAAGCCCAGGCGAAGCAGGCAGCCGGCGAAGCGGACGATGCCGCCGAAAAAACCCCTCCGAGCCGCATCGTCTACCGCGTGCGCCGCGGCGATACGCTCATCGGCATCGCGAAGCAGTACAGCGTAACGGTGACCCAGCTGCGGAGCTGGAACGGCATCCGCAGCAACCTGCTCCAGATCGGCCAGCGCCTCACGATATACCCCCCCACGTCCCCCTGA
- a CDS encoding GvpL/GvpF family gas vesicle protein, with translation MHSWLLGPSLSHYLRVRPEERSPAAPPEASLQETKQLLKEHLLDSIFERALDGMEPHAPPPPPPPPPPPPPSPSRQNAFEIVAETQTLPKPIPIGYYVYAITLYTPDLWLAERGVDPTYPIYRYPFGKAQALISKVSLDEFGERALQLNLNDQAWFRDTVEKHNRVLAAVQSQGPIVPMRVCTICDSLESLKAFLKEHYDDFIMTLGVIEGKMEWELQVHCNERKLRLLTEKASNRVRALQAEMVGKPADQARALKGELERVVAEETRAVCRACIRHSNGALTGYADGTAIIPVSADRTQQGMRLIFNAAYLVNPEHTDSFARQVEQLQKSYESLGFEFALNGPMPAVHFPEAAETAPSLAKAAPALLAS, from the coding sequence ATGCACAGCTGGTTGCTCGGTCCTTCGTTGAGCCACTATTTGCGGGTTCGACCGGAGGAGCGGTCGCCGGCTGCGCCGCCCGAAGCAAGCCTGCAGGAAACCAAGCAGCTGCTCAAGGAGCATCTGCTGGATAGCATCTTCGAGCGCGCGCTCGACGGGATGGAGCCCCATGCGCCGCCGCCACCACCACCTCCCCCGCCGCCACCTCCGCCTTCGCCTTCCAGGCAGAACGCCTTCGAAATCGTCGCCGAGACGCAGACGCTCCCGAAGCCGATACCCATCGGCTATTACGTCTACGCCATCACGCTCTACACGCCGGATCTGTGGCTCGCCGAGCGCGGCGTCGATCCGACCTACCCGATCTACCGCTATCCCTTCGGCAAGGCCCAGGCCCTGATCAGCAAGGTCTCACTCGACGAGTTCGGCGAACGGGCGCTCCAGCTCAATCTCAACGACCAGGCCTGGTTCAGAGACACCGTCGAGAAACACAACCGCGTGCTGGCGGCCGTCCAGTCGCAGGGCCCCATCGTTCCGATGCGCGTCTGCACGATTTGCGATAGCCTCGAAAGCCTCAAGGCGTTTCTCAAGGAGCACTACGACGATTTCATCATGACCCTCGGCGTCATCGAGGGCAAGATGGAATGGGAACTCCAGGTGCACTGCAACGAGCGGAAATTGCGATTGCTCACCGAAAAGGCCAGCAACCGCGTGCGAGCACTCCAGGCCGAGATGGTCGGCAAGCCGGCCGATCAGGCGCGCGCCCTGAAGGGCGAACTGGAACGCGTGGTCGCCGAGGAAACGCGCGCGGTCTGCCGGGCGTGCATCCGCCACAGCAACGGCGCCCTGACCGGCTATGCCGACGGCACCGCGATCATTCCGGTGAGCGCGGACCGGACCCAGCAGGGGATGCGCCTCATCTTCAACGCCGCCTATCTCGTCAATCCCGAGCATACGGACAGCTTCGCGCGGCAGGTAGAGCAACTCCAGAAATCCTACGAATCCCTCGGCTTCGAATTCGCGCTCAACGGCCCCATGCCGGCCGTCCACTTTCCCGAAGCCGCCGAGACCGCGCCTTCGCTCGCCAAGGCGGCGCCGGCCTTGCTGGCCTCCTGA
- a CDS encoding DUF1593 domain-containing protein: protein MRRRRYLTLVLAFLVSAMSGPIQAQPARPHRVVVLTDMEADPDDSQSLVRLLLYANQIDIKGLIATTSVHQPAKVVPETIHQIIDAYGKVRPNLLRHEPGYPSAEQLHALVSQGLPVSGMAGVGEGHDSEGSEWIIRELEQGDDRPLWISVWGGPNTLAQALWKLKSTRSAGELQRLVAKLRVYTISDQDDSGHWMRDTFPDLFYIVSPGSYGTATWAGINRYVEGANNDVFSNAWIAEQIQQHHGPLGAAYPDVAYGMEGDTPAYLSLIPNGLSDPERPEIGGWGGRYEYYLPAPPAAPANPRFAARFFIQPETRAIWTNAEDTYVPRVPSGWGRAIRPDTASFTSNQVTLWRWREDFQHDFAARMDWTVEPYERANHPPVPRLGHSDSLTVRSGEVFGLNAAGTTDPDGDSMSYWWFQYPEAGTYDGLISFAPLSENLYFVHTITAPEVDSPQTAHFILRVTDKGTPSLSRYKRVVVTILPR, encoded by the coding sequence ATGCGACGGCGTCGATATCTCACACTCGTCCTGGCATTCCTGGTCTCTGCGATGTCCGGCCCCATCCAGGCCCAGCCGGCGCGTCCGCATCGCGTCGTGGTGTTGACCGATATGGAGGCCGATCCGGACGATTCGCAGTCGCTCGTGCGGCTCTTGCTCTACGCGAACCAGATCGATATCAAAGGCCTCATCGCCACGACCTCGGTGCACCAGCCGGCGAAGGTGGTGCCCGAGACCATCCATCAGATCATCGATGCCTACGGCAAGGTGCGGCCCAACCTGCTGCGTCATGAACCGGGCTACCCGAGTGCGGAACAGCTCCACGCCCTGGTCTCTCAGGGGCTTCCCGTATCCGGTATGGCCGGCGTCGGCGAGGGGCACGACTCCGAGGGGTCGGAATGGATCATTCGGGAGCTCGAGCAGGGGGACGACCGCCCGCTGTGGATTTCGGTGTGGGGCGGCCCGAACACGCTGGCGCAGGCGCTCTGGAAGCTCAAATCGACCCGCAGCGCCGGCGAGCTGCAGCGGCTCGTCGCCAAGCTCCGTGTCTATACGATTTCCGATCAGGACGACAGCGGCCACTGGATGCGCGACACGTTTCCGGACCTCTTCTACATCGTGAGTCCGGGTTCCTATGGAACGGCGACATGGGCCGGCATCAATCGGTATGTTGAAGGCGCCAATAACGACGTATTCAGCAACGCCTGGATCGCCGAGCAGATCCAGCAGCATCACGGGCCCCTGGGCGCTGCGTACCCCGACGTGGCCTACGGCATGGAGGGCGACACACCAGCCTATCTCTCCCTGATCCCGAACGGACTCAGCGACCCCGAACGGCCGGAGATCGGCGGGTGGGGCGGACGATACGAATACTACCTGCCGGCTCCGCCGGCCGCACCGGCGAATCCGCGTTTCGCTGCCCGTTTCTTCATCCAGCCGGAGACCCGCGCGATATGGACCAACGCCGAAGATACCTACGTTCCGCGCGTCCCTTCCGGCTGGGGACGCGCCATCCGGCCAGACACCGCCTCGTTCACGAGCAACCAGGTGACCCTGTGGCGGTGGCGCGAGGATTTTCAGCACGACTTCGCCGCGCGGATGGACTGGACGGTCGAGCCCTACGAACGCGCCAACCATCCACCCGTGCCCCGGCTCGGTCATTCGGATAGCCTCACCGTTCGCTCCGGGGAAGTCTTTGGGCTGAACGCCGCCGGCACCACGGATCCCGACGGCGATTCCATGAGCTACTGGTGGTTTCAGTATCCCGAGGCCGGTACGTACGACGGACTGATCTCATTTGCGCCGCTCTCGGAGAACCTCTACTTCGTGCATACCATCACGGCGCCGGAAGTGGACAGCCCTCAGACCGCCCACTTCATCCTCCGGGTGACGGATAAGGGCACGCCGTCTCTTTCCCGCTACAAGCGCGTCGTGGTGACCATCCTGCCCCGCTGA
- a CDS encoding succinate dehydrogenase/fumarate reductase iron-sulfur subunit has translation MRITLNVWRQAGPNTAGKFETYSLDDVSQEMSFLEMFDLLNEKLIKEGKEPVEFDHDCREGICGSCNMMINGQAHGPRARTATCQLHMREFKDGDTIAVEPWRAAAFPVIRDLVVDRSAFDRIIEAGGYVSVNAGSAPDANTLPVEKDKAEAAFDFAACIGCGACVAACPNASASLFVGAKVSHLALLPQGAPESKRRVLSMVGQMEQEGFGDCSNHGECEAVCPKGISIAGIAIMRREYMKALMSGGVASPRG, from the coding sequence ATGCGCATCACACTCAACGTCTGGCGGCAGGCCGGCCCGAATACAGCCGGCAAGTTCGAGACCTATTCGCTCGACGACGTCAGTCAGGAGATGTCTTTCCTGGAGATGTTCGACCTCTTGAACGAGAAGCTGATCAAGGAAGGCAAGGAGCCGGTCGAGTTCGACCACGACTGCCGTGAGGGCATCTGCGGCTCGTGCAACATGATGATCAACGGCCAGGCCCACGGCCCCCGCGCCCGCACGGCCACCTGCCAGTTGCACATGCGCGAATTCAAGGACGGCGACACGATTGCGGTCGAGCCCTGGCGCGCCGCGGCGTTTCCGGTCATCCGCGACCTCGTGGTGGATCGCAGCGCCTTCGACCGCATCATCGAGGCCGGCGGCTACGTCTCGGTCAACGCCGGCAGCGCGCCGGACGCCAATACGTTGCCCGTCGAGAAGGACAAGGCAGAAGCCGCTTTCGACTTCGCGGCCTGCATCGGGTGCGGCGCCTGCGTGGCGGCCTGCCCGAATGCCTCGGCTTCGCTGTTCGTGGGCGCCAAGGTGTCGCACCTGGCGCTGCTGCCCCAGGGAGCGCCCGAGAGCAAGCGACGCGTGCTCTCGATGGTCGGTCAGATGGAGCAGGAAGGCTTTGGCGACTGCTCGAACCACGGCGAATGCGAGGCGGTGTGCCCCAAAGGCATCTCGATTGCCGGCATCGCCATCATGCGGCGCGAATACATGAAAGCGTTGATGAGCGGAGGTGTCGCATCCCCCAGGGGATGA
- a CDS encoding fumarate reductase/succinate dehydrogenase flavoprotein subunit, whose translation MTLDAKIPSGPLETKWNQYLKNIKLVSPNNKRKYTVLVVGTGLAGASAAATLAELGYNVKAFCIQDSSRRAHSIAAQGGINAAKNYPGDGDSVWRLFYDTIKGGDYRAREANVYRLAQISNNIIDQCVAQGVPFAREYGGLLSNRSFGGAQVSRTFYARGQTGQQLLLGAYSALSRQVQAGKVQMLPRQEMLDLVTIDGRARGIITRNLVTGKLERHHGDAVLLCTGGYGNVYYLSTNAKNSNVTAAWRCYKRGALFANPCFTQIHPTCIPVSGDYQSKLTLMSESLRNDGRVWVPKNVGDKRPPLQIPEEERDYYLEKKYPSFGNLVPRDVASRNAKQVCDEGRGVGTTQLAVYLDFRDAIKRLGRDTIAARYGNLFEMYERITDENPYEVPMRIYPAVHYTMGGLWVDYNLMTTVPGLFALGEANFSDHGANRLGASALMQGLADGYFIIPYTLGQYLAGSPAGGIDPNDNAFAEAEASAQGTIDRLFSGSKKRTVLEFHRDLGRIVWDYVGMSRTREGLTKAIDEIAAMRASFWDDVTIPGRQDALNKNLEFAGRVADFMELGELMARDALQREESCGGHFREEYQTPEGEALRNDDDYAYAAAWEYQPGGPANMIKEPLEFENVALTQRSYK comes from the coding sequence ATGACACTCGACGCCAAAATCCCTTCGGGGCCGCTCGAAACGAAGTGGAACCAGTACTTGAAAAACATCAAGCTGGTCAGCCCGAACAACAAACGTAAATACACCGTGCTCGTCGTGGGCACCGGCCTGGCCGGCGCCTCTGCCGCGGCCACGCTGGCCGAACTGGGGTACAACGTGAAGGCGTTCTGCATCCAGGATTCCTCCCGGCGCGCGCACAGCATCGCGGCGCAGGGCGGCATCAACGCGGCCAAGAACTATCCGGGCGACGGCGACAGCGTCTGGCGCCTGTTCTACGACACGATCAAGGGCGGCGACTACCGGGCCCGCGAAGCCAACGTGTACCGGCTCGCGCAGATCAGCAACAACATCATCGACCAGTGCGTGGCGCAGGGCGTGCCGTTCGCGCGCGAATACGGCGGCCTGCTCTCGAACCGGTCGTTCGGCGGCGCACAGGTCTCCCGCACGTTTTATGCGCGTGGCCAGACGGGCCAGCAGCTGCTCCTGGGCGCCTACAGCGCGCTGAGCCGGCAGGTGCAGGCCGGCAAGGTCCAGATGCTGCCGCGTCAGGAAATGCTGGACCTGGTGACGATCGACGGCCGCGCCCGCGGCATCATCACCCGCAACCTCGTCACGGGCAAGCTGGAACGCCATCACGGCGACGCCGTCCTGCTCTGCACGGGCGGCTACGGCAACGTCTATTACCTGTCGACCAACGCCAAGAACTCCAACGTCACGGCGGCGTGGCGGTGCTACAAACGCGGCGCCCTGTTCGCGAACCCCTGCTTCACGCAGATCCATCCGACCTGCATCCCCGTCTCCGGCGACTACCAGTCGAAGCTCACCCTCATGAGCGAGAGCCTCCGGAACGACGGACGCGTCTGGGTGCCGAAAAACGTGGGCGACAAACGGCCGCCGCTCCAGATTCCGGAAGAGGAACGCGACTACTACCTCGAAAAGAAGTATCCCAGCTTTGGCAACCTCGTGCCACGCGACGTGGCGTCGCGCAACGCCAAACAGGTTTGCGACGAGGGCCGGGGCGTAGGCACGACCCAGCTTGCGGTATACCTCGATTTCCGCGACGCCATCAAGCGGCTCGGCCGCGACACGATCGCGGCGCGCTACGGCAACCTCTTCGAGATGTACGAGCGCATCACCGACGAAAACCCCTACGAGGTGCCGATGCGCATCTACCCGGCCGTCCATTACACCATGGGCGGGCTCTGGGTGGATTACAATCTGATGACGACCGTGCCCGGTCTGTTCGCGCTCGGCGAGGCGAACTTCTCGGATCACGGCGCCAACCGGCTCGGGGCCAGCGCCCTGATGCAGGGTCTGGCGGACGGCTACTTCATCATCCCGTACACGCTGGGGCAATACCTCGCCGGCTCGCCCGCCGGCGGCATCGACCCGAACGACAACGCCTTCGCCGAAGCGGAGGCCTCCGCCCAGGGCACGATCGACCGCCTCTTCAGCGGCAGCAAGAAGCGCACGGTGCTCGAATTTCACCGCGACCTCGGCCGGATCGTGTGGGACTATGTCGGCATGTCGCGCACGCGCGAGGGCCTCACGAAGGCCATCGACGAGATCGCGGCCATGCGGGCCTCGTTCTGGGACGACGTCACGATCCCGGGTCGCCAGGACGCGCTGAACAAGAACCTCGAGTTCGCCGGCCGGGTGGCCGACTTCATGGAACTCGGCGAACTCATGGCCAGGGATGCCCTCCAGCGCGAGGAATCCTGCGGCGGTCACTTCCGCGAGGAGTACCAGACCCCCGAGGGCGAGGCGCTCCGCAACGACGACGACTACGCCTACGCCGCCGCCTGGGAATACCAGCCCGGAGGGCCGGCGAACATGATCAAGGAGCCGCTCGAATTCGAAAACGTCGCGCTCACGCAGCGCAGCTACAAATAA